In Aeromicrobium marinum DSM 15272, one genomic interval encodes:
- a CDS encoding YncE family protein, which yields MLKLIALVLFLVPALAPVAQDPAPATPVNAPAPGGTPLDVMFVGNNWAGTADVVDARTFEKLRTIDVVPDRQQRLNEILLDPVAAGFLLAIRGLVGQGNDQFVDDMFSTPDGTLLAVSRPSLADVVGIDLATEEIVWRFPMEGYRTDHMGVSPDGSRLLVSDSTANKVHELDLRTGEKLREFASGDTPHENEYLEDGSKIFHASIGRVYVPGNLNPLGGADAIVKGSQVFQIVDNETFEIEKRWDMGAELDEAGYPGFSSAVRPMAIAPDERYVYLQVSYHHGFVEFDTAGEGRVTRVALLPQSEKAKSIPESRYVLNSAHHGLAMNEAGTTLCAAGTMSDYAAIVDRESFRHTIIPVGDKPYWSTTGVDGDTCWVSVSGTDQVVVIDYDSAEVIAEIPVGDHPQRVRAGTVSEGILSTW from the coding sequence ATGCTCAAGCTCATCGCCCTCGTCCTCTTCCTGGTGCCTGCACTTGCACCGGTCGCGCAGGATCCGGCACCGGCCACCCCCGTCAACGCACCGGCTCCGGGCGGCACGCCTCTGGACGTGATGTTCGTCGGCAACAACTGGGCCGGCACCGCCGATGTCGTCGACGCCCGCACCTTCGAGAAGCTGCGCACCATCGACGTGGTGCCGGACCGGCAGCAGCGGCTCAACGAGATCCTGCTCGACCCCGTCGCGGCCGGCTTCCTCCTCGCCATCCGTGGCCTGGTCGGGCAGGGCAACGACCAGTTCGTGGACGACATGTTCTCGACCCCGGACGGCACGTTGCTGGCGGTGTCGCGGCCGAGCCTGGCCGACGTGGTCGGCATCGACCTGGCCACCGAGGAGATCGTGTGGCGGTTCCCGATGGAGGGGTACCGCACCGACCACATGGGGGTCTCGCCCGACGGCAGCCGCCTGCTCGTGTCGGACTCGACGGCCAACAAGGTGCACGAGCTTGACCTGCGCACCGGCGAGAAGCTGCGGGAGTTCGCGTCCGGCGACACCCCCCACGAGAACGAGTACCTGGAGGACGGCAGCAAGATCTTCCACGCCAGCATCGGGCGGGTGTACGTGCCGGGCAACCTGAACCCGCTCGGCGGCGCCGACGCCATCGTCAAGGGCTCGCAGGTGTTCCAGATCGTCGACAACGAGACCTTCGAGATCGAGAAGCGCTGGGACATGGGCGCAGAGCTGGACGAGGCCGGCTACCCCGGCTTCAGCTCCGCGGTCCGCCCCATGGCCATCGCCCCGGACGAGCGGTACGTGTACCTGCAGGTGTCCTACCACCACGGCTTCGTGGAGTTCGACACCGCCGGCGAGGGCCGCGTCACCCGGGTGGCGTTGCTGCCCCAGAGCGAGAAGGCCAAGTCGATCCCCGAGTCCCGGTACGTCCTGAACTCCGCACACCACGGACTGGCGATGAACGAGGCCGGGACGACGCTGTGCGCGGCGGGCACCATGTCGGACTACGCGGCCATCGTGGACCGGGAGTCGTTCCGCCACACGATCATCCCGGTGGGCGACAAGCCGTACTGGTCGACCACCGGCGTCGACGGCGACACCTGCTGGGTGTCGGTGAGCGGCACCGACCAGGTCGTCGTGATCGACTACGACTCCGCCGAGGTCATCGCCGAGATCCCGGTGGGCGACCACCCGCAGCGGGTCCGGGCCGGAACCGTGTCGGAGGGCATCCTCTCGACCTGGTGA
- a CDS encoding cyclase family protein produces MTTSPPSGPTPLWDLQRRLLEDCEYTDLTHAFHPGQPHFPAFPDEERAQIFDAAAGDGFSVHQYRIVGQWGTHVDPPSHFVAGARTLDEIPVTQMMLPLVVLDISGRVRDDPDTVPTMVDVRAWESRNGPVPAKSFVALRTDWSRRWPDAEAMANLDDAGDSHAPGWSREVLEYLVETADVSAVGHEGTDTDPGSATSEGDYGLELYLLQHDRWQIELMTHLDRVPEAGALVVATWPKPLGGSGFPARVFALHQRGD; encoded by the coding sequence ATGACCACCTCACCACCGTCCGGCCCGACCCCGCTGTGGGACCTCCAGCGCCGACTGCTCGAGGACTGCGAGTACACCGACCTGACCCACGCGTTCCATCCGGGTCAGCCGCACTTCCCGGCCTTCCCGGACGAGGAGCGGGCGCAGATCTTCGACGCCGCGGCCGGCGACGGCTTCTCGGTGCACCAGTACCGGATCGTCGGGCAGTGGGGCACCCACGTCGACCCGCCGTCGCACTTCGTGGCCGGCGCCCGCACGCTCGACGAGATCCCGGTGACCCAGATGATGCTCCCGCTGGTCGTGCTGGACATCTCCGGCCGGGTGCGCGACGACCCGGACACGGTGCCGACGATGGTCGACGTCCGGGCCTGGGAGAGCCGCAACGGTCCGGTTCCGGCGAAGAGCTTCGTCGCCCTGCGCACCGACTGGAGTCGTCGCTGGCCCGACGCCGAGGCGATGGCCAACCTCGACGACGCCGGTGACAGTCACGCACCGGGCTGGTCGCGGGAGGTGCTGGAGTACCTCGTCGAGACGGCCGACGTCAGCGCGGTCGGGCACGAGGGCACCGACACCGACCCCGGGAGTGCGACCAGCGAGGGCGACTACGGGCTCGAGCTGTACCTGCTGCAGCACGACCGCTGGCAGATCGAGCTGATGACCCACCTCGACCGCGTCCCGGAGGCCGGGGCGCTCGTCGTCGCGACGTGGCCGAAGCCGCTGGGCGGGTCGGGGTTCCCGGCCCGGGTGTTCGCTCTCCACCAGCGGGGTGACTGA
- a CDS encoding Fic family protein, with protein MNHQPEVDWAPHTPQRRAWRQTEPRGPKADRELREIVVQLPPRIADLHYDTDRSLRTMMDNALGGLAALDHTHGARLGALNQLLLRTESVASSKIENIEASLADYGRALYGARANASAVSMASATDALVGIIDDAGTTGQLRKEAMLTAHHSLFRRHPDFSDIAGTVRTKQNWIGGSDYTPRNALYVPPPPATVDAYLDDLFAFANRDDLPILAQAAIMHAQFESIHPFVDGNGRIGRTLIHAVLRRRKATRHLTVPIASGLVAHRERYFDALNDYRAGYARTLIAMLTSATVVASHESRRSATNLHEIRQEWDEVLGGVRPGSPVARVLAVLPSEPIVTAEHLATRVDVSSRAINGVVAELAEAGVLEPMGKRRRDRIWGAVAILDELRDLSSRIEAVSRMKGGPG; from the coding sequence GTGAACCACCAGCCCGAGGTCGACTGGGCGCCCCACACCCCGCAGCGGCGGGCCTGGCGGCAGACCGAGCCCCGAGGGCCGAAGGCCGACCGTGAGCTGCGCGAGATCGTGGTGCAGCTGCCGCCCCGGATCGCCGACCTGCACTACGACACCGACCGTTCGTTGCGCACCATGATGGACAACGCCCTCGGCGGGCTCGCGGCGCTGGACCACACCCACGGCGCGCGGCTCGGTGCCCTCAACCAGCTGCTGCTGCGCACCGAGTCGGTCGCCTCCTCGAAGATCGAGAACATCGAGGCGAGCCTGGCGGACTACGGTCGGGCCCTCTACGGTGCCCGGGCGAACGCGTCGGCCGTGTCGATGGCCTCGGCGACCGACGCCCTCGTGGGCATCATCGACGACGCCGGCACCACCGGTCAGCTGCGCAAGGAGGCCATGCTCACGGCCCACCATTCGTTGTTCCGGCGGCACCCGGACTTCTCGGACATCGCCGGGACGGTCCGCACCAAGCAGAACTGGATCGGCGGCAGCGACTACACCCCGCGCAACGCGCTGTACGTCCCTCCGCCTCCGGCCACGGTCGACGCGTACCTCGACGACCTGTTCGCCTTCGCCAACCGCGACGACCTGCCGATCCTCGCCCAGGCCGCGATCATGCACGCGCAGTTCGAGTCGATCCATCCGTTCGTCGACGGCAACGGCCGGATCGGGCGCACGCTGATCCATGCGGTGCTGAGGCGCCGCAAGGCCACCCGCCACCTCACGGTGCCGATCGCGTCGGGCCTCGTGGCGCACCGCGAGCGGTACTTCGACGCCCTCAACGACTACCGGGCCGGCTACGCCCGCACCCTCATCGCGATGCTCACGTCGGCGACGGTGGTGGCCAGCCACGAGTCGCGACGCAGCGCCACCAACCTGCACGAGATCCGCCAGGAGTGGGACGAGGTGCTCGGCGGGGTCAGGCCGGGCTCGCCGGTGGCGCGCGTGCTGGCCGTCCTGCCGTCCGAGCCGATCGTGACGGCCGAGCACCTCGCCACCCGGGTCGACGTGTCGTCGCGGGCCATCAACGGCGTGGTCGCGGAGCTGGCCGAGGCCGGCGTCCTGGAGCCCATGGGCAAACGACGTCGTGACCGGATCTGGGGGGCCGTGGCCATCCTCGACGAGCTGCGCGACCTCAGCTCACGCATCGAGGCGGTCAGCCGGATGAAGGGCGGACCGGGCTGA
- a CDS encoding YeeE/YedE thiosulfate transporter family protein, with protein sequence MILALVTGVLAGIAIGYVLQRGQLCFHSAIARGLDGRGLLARGWALGVAIGATGLAVLYLLPGTDGLNEGLAFRPVANVVGGLVIGVGMVVAMSCVSGLFYKLGSGMLGAGVGIAGWAAGELLARQVTLPGPTTLGGGVDGTVPGVLGVPRLLAAVVLLVAVVVWLLRRPGADRPWETWQWGWRVTGPALGVALVAGWALAALGDSGFGPSSVGAVDSVADGTPNHWLIAFLVGIVAGGFLAARSAGGLWVRGEQPVRYVQLAVGGALLGAGGWIAGGCNLGHGLSGVAQLNVSSFVVVAAMVAGVAVTRAVLRRSGTSPVSPVRPSSG encoded by the coding sequence ATGATCCTGGCTCTGGTGACCGGTGTCCTGGCCGGCATCGCGATCGGCTACGTCCTGCAGCGCGGACAGCTGTGCTTCCACTCCGCGATCGCCCGCGGTCTCGACGGTCGAGGACTCCTGGCCCGCGGCTGGGCCCTCGGGGTCGCGATCGGGGCCACCGGCCTGGCGGTGCTGTACCTCCTGCCCGGCACCGACGGCCTCAACGAGGGCCTGGCCTTCCGGCCGGTCGCCAACGTCGTGGGCGGTCTGGTCATCGGCGTCGGCATGGTGGTGGCGATGTCGTGCGTGTCCGGCCTCTTCTACAAGCTGGGATCGGGGATGCTCGGTGCCGGTGTGGGCATCGCGGGCTGGGCCGCCGGAGAGCTGCTGGCCCGTCAGGTGACCCTGCCCGGGCCGACGACGCTCGGCGGCGGGGTCGACGGCACCGTGCCCGGCGTGCTCGGGGTGCCACGGTTGCTCGCGGCGGTCGTCCTGCTGGTGGCCGTGGTGGTCTGGTTGCTCCGCCGGCCGGGCGCCGACCGGCCGTGGGAGACCTGGCAGTGGGGCTGGCGGGTCACCGGCCCGGCCCTGGGCGTCGCGCTGGTCGCCGGCTGGGCGCTCGCCGCCCTGGGTGACTCCGGCTTCGGTCCGAGCTCGGTCGGTGCCGTCGACAGCGTCGCGGACGGCACGCCGAACCACTGGTTGATCGCCTTCCTGGTCGGCATCGTCGCGGGCGGATTCCTCGCCGCCCGCAGCGCCGGGGGCCTGTGGGTCCGGGGCGAGCAGCCGGTCCGCTACGTCCAGCTGGCCGTCGGTGGCGCGCTGCTCGGCGCGGGCGGCTGGATCGCCGGCGGGTGCAACCTCGGCCACGGGCTCTCGGGTGTCGCCCAGCTCAACGTGTCGTCGTTCGTCGTGGTCGCCGCCATGGTCGCGGGGGTCGCCGTGACCCGAGCCGTGCTGCGGCGCTCCGGCACCTCGCCGGTCAGCCCGGTCCGCCCTTCATCCGGCTGA
- a CDS encoding cold-shock protein, which translates to MATGTVKWFNADKGFGFIAPDGGGEDLFAHFSSIAASGFRSLDENQKVEFDVEQGQKGLQAANIRPL; encoded by the coding sequence ATGGCTACTGGCACCGTGAAGTGGTTCAACGCTGACAAGGGCTTCGGCTTCATCGCTCCCGACGGCGGCGGCGAGGACCTGTTCGCTCACTTCAGCTCCATCGCGGCCTCGGGCTTCCGCTCGCTGGACGAGAACCAGAAGGTCGAGTTCGACGTCGAGCAGGGCCAGAAGGGCCTGCAGGCCGCGAACATCCGTCCGCTCTGA
- a CDS encoding NYN domain-containing protein, giving the protein MTDPGDPRVAVYIDFDNIVISRYDQVHGRHMWQRDKVRGYAPGEGGDTGDIGERLREATVDVGAVIDYASSFGTLVLTRAYADWSAPVNAEYRHQLVGRAVDLVQLFPAAAYAKNGADIRLAVDAVEDMFRLPDLTHVVIVAGDSDYIALAQRCKRLGRYVVGIGVAGSTSKSLAAACDELVTYDALPGITPITPRQRSGSRSEGKPAAEPARDQDQPAGRAINPTFTAPPRSSDDDDVDGDDTPSEDTQDVATRLLERALRIGHEKDDAEWLHSSTVKNQMKRMDPSFSEKALGYRSFSDFIKSRGSVAELDESSTTRLVRIVG; this is encoded by the coding sequence ATGACCGACCCGGGCGACCCCCGCGTCGCGGTCTACATCGACTTCGACAACATCGTCATCTCCCGCTACGACCAGGTCCACGGCCGCCACATGTGGCAGCGGGACAAGGTCCGCGGCTACGCGCCCGGCGAAGGTGGCGACACCGGTGACATCGGTGAGCGCCTGCGGGAGGCCACGGTCGACGTCGGCGCGGTCATCGACTACGCCTCGTCGTTCGGCACGCTCGTCCTCACGCGGGCCTACGCCGACTGGTCCGCCCCGGTCAACGCCGAGTACCGCCATCAGCTCGTCGGCCGGGCCGTCGACCTCGTCCAGCTGTTCCCGGCAGCGGCGTACGCCAAGAACGGAGCCGACATCCGCCTGGCGGTCGACGCCGTGGAGGACATGTTCCGGCTGCCGGACCTCACCCACGTCGTGATCGTCGCCGGCGACTCCGACTACATCGCCCTGGCACAGCGCTGCAAGCGGCTCGGTCGCTACGTCGTCGGCATCGGCGTGGCCGGCTCCACCAGCAAGTCGCTCGCCGCCGCGTGCGACGAGCTGGTGACCTACGACGCCCTGCCGGGCATCACCCCGATCACGCCGCGCCAGCGGTCCGGCTCGCGGTCGGAGGGCAAGCCGGCCGCGGAACCTGCCCGCGACCAGGACCAGCCCGCCGGACGGGCGATCAACCCCACCTTCACCGCTCCCCCGCGCTCGTCCGACGACGACGACGTCGACGGTGACGACACGCCGTCGGAGGACACGCAGGACGTGGCCACCCGCCTGCTCGAGCGGGCGCTGCGCATCGGGCACGAGAAGGACGACGCCGAGTGGCTGCACAGCTCGACGGTGAAGAACCAGATGAAGCGGATGGATCCCTCGTTCAGCGAGAAGGCTCTGGGCTACCGGTCGTTCTCGGACTTCATCAAGTCCCGCGGGTCGGTCGCCGAGCTGGACGAGTCGTCCACGACACGCCTGGTGCGGATCGTCGGCTGA
- a CDS encoding acyl-CoA dehydrogenase family protein, translating into MTSTTPWDLFALDRLVDDTERDLAAAVRSFVDRRVRPDVGTWFDEARLPVRELARELGDLGVMGMHLEGYGCAGSSATAYGLACLELEAGDSGLRSLVSVQGSLAMYAIHRWGSEEQRTTWLPRMATGEALGCFGLTEPDFGSDPGGMRTRARRDGSDWVLDGSKMWITNGSVADVAVVWARTDEGIRGFVVPTDTPGFSAPEITRKLSLRASVTSELVLEGVRLPADAMLPEAAGLSGPLSCLNEARFGIVFGAMGAARDCLRTALDYARDRQIFDQSLASFQITQTKLADMTLELGKGMLLALHLGRLKDAGELRPEQVSLGKLNNVREAIGIARECRTILGANGISLEYPVLRHANNLESVLTYEGTSEVHQLTIGRALTGESAFR; encoded by the coding sequence ATGACCTCGACGACCCCCTGGGACCTGTTCGCGCTGGACCGTCTGGTCGACGACACCGAGCGTGACCTGGCGGCTGCGGTGCGGTCGTTCGTCGACCGCCGGGTCCGCCCCGACGTCGGCACGTGGTTCGACGAGGCCAGGCTCCCGGTCCGCGAGCTCGCGCGCGAGCTCGGTGACCTCGGCGTGATGGGGATGCACCTGGAGGGTTACGGCTGCGCCGGCTCGTCCGCGACCGCCTACGGGCTGGCCTGTCTGGAGCTGGAGGCGGGCGACTCCGGACTGCGCTCGCTGGTGTCGGTGCAGGGGTCGTTGGCCATGTACGCCATCCACCGCTGGGGCAGTGAGGAGCAGCGCACGACCTGGTTGCCGCGGATGGCCACGGGTGAGGCGCTCGGTTGCTTCGGTCTGACCGAGCCGGACTTCGGCTCCGACCCGGGAGGCATGCGGACCAGGGCCCGTCGTGACGGCTCGGACTGGGTGCTCGACGGCAGCAAGATGTGGATCACCAACGGGTCGGTGGCGGACGTCGCCGTCGTGTGGGCCCGCACCGACGAGGGCATCCGTGGCTTTGTGGTGCCCACCGACACCCCGGGGTTCTCCGCTCCCGAGATCACCCGCAAGCTCTCGTTGCGGGCGTCGGTGACCAGCGAGCTGGTGCTCGAGGGCGTCCGTCTGCCGGCTGACGCGATGCTGCCGGAGGCGGCGGGCCTCTCCGGGCCGTTGTCCTGTCTCAACGAGGCGCGGTTCGGCATCGTGTTCGGCGCCATGGGAGCGGCTCGCGACTGCCTGCGCACGGCGCTGGACTACGCCCGCGACCGGCAGATCTTCGACCAGTCGCTCGCGAGCTTCCAGATCACCCAGACCAAGCTGGCCGACATGACCCTCGAGCTGGGCAAGGGCATGTTGCTGGCCCTGCACCTCGGGCGGCTCAAGGACGCCGGTGAGCTCCGGCCCGAGCAGGTCAGTCTCGGCAAGCTCAACAACGTGAGGGAGGCGATCGGCATCGCCCGCGAGTGCCGCACGATCCTCGGGGCCAACGGCATCTCGCTGGAGTACCCGGTGCTGAGGCACGCCAACAACCTGGAGTCCGTCCTCACCTACGAGGGCACGTCGGAGGTCCACCAGCTCACCATCGGTCGGGCGCTCACCGGCGAGTCCGCCTTCCGCTGA
- a CDS encoding CGNR zinc finger domain-containing protein, whose translation MVEVVVLGERPVVELVNTAPEGTGGAVDLLSDVDLAGRWLIAWAEANPDEPFPRVPRLSEAELESMVLLRGAVEQVLGGSPRPSSLAVVNRYDSEASPSWILSVDGSGRLGVGRRWWGDGVEALLGLVASDCIDLVRSGMAGDVRRCDAPTCGLRFVADHHRRRFCRPECSHRARQAAYHRRRLDDR comes from the coding sequence ATGGTCGAGGTCGTGGTGCTGGGCGAACGTCCCGTGGTCGAGCTGGTCAACACGGCGCCGGAGGGGACGGGCGGAGCGGTCGACCTGCTGTCCGACGTCGACCTGGCGGGTCGGTGGCTGATCGCGTGGGCCGAGGCGAATCCCGACGAGCCGTTCCCCCGGGTACCGCGGCTGAGCGAGGCGGAGCTGGAGTCGATGGTGCTGCTGCGCGGCGCGGTGGAGCAGGTCCTGGGCGGTTCCCCGCGCCCGTCGTCACTCGCCGTGGTCAACCGGTACGACTCCGAGGCATCCCCGTCGTGGATCCTGTCGGTCGACGGATCGGGCCGACTCGGCGTGGGGCGTCGGTGGTGGGGTGACGGCGTCGAGGCGCTGCTCGGCCTGGTCGCCTCGGACTGCATCGACCTGGTCCGGTCAGGCATGGCCGGCGACGTGCGGCGGTGCGACGCCCCGACCTGTGGCCTGAGGTTCGTCGCGGACCACCACCGCCGCCGCTTCTGCCGGCCGGAGTGCTCCCACCGTGCGCGTCAGGCCGCCTACCACCGGCGCAGGCTGGACGACCGATGA
- the arfB gene encoding alternative ribosome rescue aminoacyl-tRNA hydrolase ArfB has product MSRLHLPDAELTWRFSRSSGAGGQHVNTTDTRVELLWDLRATTALSAAQRDRAADVLRSRLVDGTITVVSSQYRSQHRNREAARARLEDLVARAIVPPKVRRATRPTRASSRRRLEAKKRRSDLKQGRAGGWTDG; this is encoded by the coding sequence ATGTCCCGCCTGCACCTGCCCGACGCCGAGCTGACCTGGCGGTTCAGCCGGTCCTCGGGCGCCGGTGGTCAGCACGTCAACACCACCGACACCCGGGTCGAGCTGCTGTGGGACCTGCGCGCCACGACGGCTCTCTCGGCCGCCCAGCGCGACCGGGCGGCCGACGTCCTGCGTTCCCGGCTGGTCGACGGCACCATCACGGTCGTGTCGTCGCAGTACCGCTCCCAGCACCGCAACCGTGAGGCCGCCCGGGCCCGGCTGGAGGACCTCGTGGCGCGGGCGATCGTTCCGCCGAAGGTCCGGCGCGCGACCCGCCCCACTCGCGCGTCGTCGCGGCGCCGGCTGGAGGCCAAGAAGCGACGGAGCGACCTCAAGCAGGGACGAGCCGGCGGATGGACTGACGGATAA
- a CDS encoding CBS domain-containing protein → MRVRDIMTTKGSDVVHTISPEASVRELLDLLAEHDIGALVVSTDGDRLAGIVSERDVVRKLRGVPDPNAATVATIMTAEVITCGPDDSAGSLMAIMTQRRVRHVPVVDDGHLVGILSVGDAVKHRMDQLEFERDQLTSYLQS, encoded by the coding sequence GTGCGAGTCCGCGACATCATGACGACCAAGGGATCCGACGTGGTCCACACCATCTCCCCCGAGGCCTCCGTGCGGGAGCTGCTGGACCTGCTGGCCGAGCACGACATCGGTGCGCTCGTGGTCAGCACCGACGGCGACCGGCTCGCCGGCATCGTGTCGGAGCGCGACGTCGTGCGCAAGCTCCGTGGGGTGCCCGACCCGAACGCTGCGACGGTCGCCACGATCATGACGGCCGAGGTGATCACCTGCGGCCCCGACGACTCCGCCGGGAGCCTCATGGCGATCATGACGCAGCGGCGGGTGCGGCACGTCCCGGTGGTCGACGACGGCCACCTCGTGGGCATCCTCAGCGTGGGCGACGCCGTCAAGCACCGCATGGACCAGCTGGAGTTCGAGCGCGACCAGCTGACCTCGTACCTGCAGAGCTGA
- the hisN gene encoding histidinol-phosphatase translates to MAHSYADDLRLAHVLADSADNLSMDRFGAIDLEVSTKPDLSWVTESDQAVEESIRRTLRSARTRDAVFGEEMGAHEGSTGSAERRWIIDPIDGTSNFVRGVPVWATLIALEEAGEIVAGLVSAPALGRRWWAHKGSGAYTGKSVMNAREIRVSRVSDLENASFSFSSTESWEDIGKAEAFTALTRRCWRTRAYGDFWSYMLLAEGAVDIAAEPELKLWDMAALDVIVREAGGRFTSLAGDDGPWGANALATNGRLHDAAMAYLGHFPDDGPHDETWADEPEAADLPATPRNNVRSLDFGRPDAFDQ, encoded by the coding sequence ATGGCCCACTCGTACGCCGACGACCTCCGCCTGGCCCACGTCCTGGCGGACAGCGCCGACAACCTCTCGATGGACCGGTTCGGGGCGATCGACCTCGAGGTCTCGACCAAGCCGGACCTGTCGTGGGTCACCGAGTCCGACCAGGCGGTCGAGGAGTCCATCCGCCGCACCCTGCGGTCGGCCCGCACCCGTGACGCGGTGTTCGGTGAGGAGATGGGCGCGCACGAGGGGTCCACCGGGTCGGCCGAGCGACGCTGGATCATCGATCCGATCGACGGCACCTCCAACTTCGTGCGCGGCGTGCCCGTGTGGGCGACCCTCATCGCGCTGGAGGAGGCCGGCGAGATCGTCGCCGGTCTGGTGTCGGCACCGGCGCTGGGTCGCCGGTGGTGGGCGCACAAGGGCAGCGGGGCGTACACGGGCAAGTCGGTCATGAACGCGCGTGAGATCCGCGTGTCGCGGGTGTCCGACCTCGAGAACGCCTCGTTCTCCTTCAGCTCGACCGAGAGCTGGGAGGACATCGGCAAGGCCGAGGCCTTCACCGCCCTCACGCGCCGCTGCTGGCGCACCCGCGCGTACGGGGACTTCTGGTCCTACATGCTGCTGGCCGAGGGCGCCGTCGACATCGCCGCCGAGCCGGAGCTGAAGCTGTGGGACATGGCCGCCCTGGACGTCATCGTGCGCGAGGCGGGCGGACGGTTCACCAGCCTGGCCGGTGACGACGGACCCTGGGGCGCCAACGCCCTGGCCACCAACGGACGGCTGCACGACGCGGCGATGGCCTACCTGGGTCACTTCCCCGACGACGGGCCGCACGACGAGACGTGGGCGGACGAACCGGAGGCGGCCGACCTGCCGGCCACCCCCCGCAACAACGTGCGCAGCCTGGACTTCGGACGACCGGACGCCTTCGACCAGTAG
- the rsgA gene encoding ribosome small subunit-dependent GTPase A: MRDDDDHARFERPRRRTRPRTKDRPNYDDAAVGRVVTVDRGRYTVRRLNDDGVVTAMKSRPLGRQGVVVGDEVRLVGDTTGDEGSLARIVEVLPRRTVLRRTADDDDPIERIVVANADQLVVVASLADPPPRPGLIDRCLVAAFDAGMQPLVILTKADIGDPAPVLVQLEPLDVPVIVIERGIDLDPVREALAGHTSVLLGHSGVGKSTLVNALVPDADRTTSHVNAVTGRGRQTSTSAMVLELPFGGRIVDTPGFRSFGLAHVETGRIIASFVDLDAVTDECSRGCTHAATEPECGLDLGVADGRLRAERVESFRRILSSKDQADPY, from the coding sequence GTGAGGGACGACGACGACCACGCCCGGTTCGAGCGGCCGCGCCGCCGCACCCGACCGCGCACCAAGGACCGCCCCAACTACGACGACGCTGCCGTCGGCCGGGTCGTCACGGTCGACCGCGGCCGGTACACGGTGCGCCGGCTCAACGACGACGGCGTCGTCACGGCCATGAAGTCGCGGCCGCTCGGACGACAGGGGGTGGTGGTCGGGGACGAGGTGCGCCTCGTGGGCGACACCACCGGTGACGAGGGCTCGCTCGCCAGGATCGTCGAGGTCCTGCCCCGCCGCACCGTGCTGCGCAGGACCGCGGACGACGACGACCCGATCGAGCGGATCGTGGTCGCCAACGCCGACCAGCTCGTCGTCGTCGCGTCCCTGGCCGACCCCCCACCGCGGCCCGGTCTGATCGACCGGTGTCTCGTCGCGGCGTTCGACGCCGGCATGCAGCCGCTCGTCATCCTCACCAAGGCCGACATCGGCGATCCCGCTCCCGTGCTCGTGCAGCTGGAGCCGCTCGACGTGCCGGTGATCGTGATCGAGCGCGGGATCGACCTGGACCCCGTGCGTGAGGCGCTGGCCGGGCACACCAGCGTCCTGCTCGGCCACAGCGGGGTCGGCAAGTCCACGCTGGTCAACGCCCTGGTGCCCGACGCCGACCGCACCACCAGCCACGTCAACGCCGTGACGGGTCGCGGTCGACAGACGTCGACGTCGGCGATGGTCCTGGAGCTGCCCTTCGGCGGCCGCATCGTCGACACACCGGGGTTCCGGTCGTTCGGACTGGCCCACGTCGAGACCGGTCGCATCATCGCGTCGTTCGTGGACCTCGACGCCGTCACCGACGAGTGCTCACGGGGCTGCACCCACGCGGCCACCGAGCCCGAGTGCGGTCTCGACCTCGGGGTGGCCGACGGTCGGTTGCGGGCCGAACGGGTCGAGTCGTTCCGTCGCATCCTCTCCAGCAAGGACCAGGCCGACCCGTACTGA